A single Watersipora subatra chromosome 7, tzWatSuba1.1, whole genome shotgun sequence DNA region contains:
- the LOC137401038 gene encoding proteasome subunit alpha type-3-like, whose product MSSIGTGYDLSASQFSPDGRVFQVEYALKAVENSGTAIGIRAKDGVVLAVEKLVTSKLYEYGANKRIFNIDRHIGMCIAGLLADARAVVEIARDEAVSYRNQYRSPIPLKFLVDKVSSYVHAYTLYSAVRPFGVSIILASYTETDGPSMYGIEPSGISHGYFGAAAGKAKQAAKTEIEKLKMLNMTCEEIVKEAAKIIYTVHDDVKDKAFELELSWVGKDTGGLHQLVPKEAFDVAEKYAKESLEESDSEDEDM is encoded by the exons TATGACTTGTCAGCTTCACAGTTCTCTCCAGATGGCAGGGTGTTTCAAGTGGAATACGCTCTGAAGGCTGTTGAAAACAGCGG GACTGCGATTGGAATCCGAGCCAAGGACGGTGTTGTTCTGGCTGTGGAAAAGCTAGTAACGTCTAAACTCTATGAATATGGAGCTAACAAAAGGATATTTAACATAGACAGACATATTGGTATGTGCATTGCTGGCTTGCTAGCTGATGCTAGAGCGGTTGTTGAAATTGCTCGCGATGAAGCTGTAAGTTACAGAAACCAGTACAGATCACCGATCCCTCTCAAG TTCCTAGTAGACAAGGTGTCATCCTATGTACACGCATACACTCTGTACAGTGCAGTAAGACCATTCGGTGTTTCCATCATCTTAGCTTCGTACACAGAGACGGATGGTCCATCTATGTATGGCATTGAGCCCAGTGGTATTTCACAT GGTTACTTTGGTGCTGCAGCTGGTAAAGCTAAGCAGGCAGCAAAAACAGAAATagagaaattaaaaatgttgaacATGACATGCGAAGAAATTGTCAAAGAAGCAGCAAAAAT TATATATACTGTGCATGACGATGTGAAAGATAAAGCATTTGAGCTGGAACTTAGCTGGGTGGGAAAAG ACACTGGAGGTCTGCACCAATTGGTTCCTAAAGAAGCCTTTGATGTTGCTGAGAAATATGCCAAG GAATCCCTTGAGGAATCCGACTCTGAAGACGAGGATATGTGA